A stretch of Ipomoea triloba cultivar NCNSP0323 chromosome 11, ASM357664v1 DNA encodes these proteins:
- the LOC116033964 gene encoding putative late blight resistance protein homolog R1B-13, producing MPLLRNFCVGRILSLGTCSVVHKTLENISWLHSKLCTQDLFTRIPNVKKLGIEGGYDEGPDCFYNLVHLGQLEALSIRRWYRLEHIPCSGIPWATSFLPNLKKLKFFDTRLPWSDMKLIGMLPNLEVLKLIDACQDREWETSEEGFRRLKWLVIQSRYLEYWNAEGDHFPVLECLELRKCTELQEIPSGFVDITTLALIELNYCHDSLLTSAKWIQDEKLNNYGNSILVRSRKH from the coding sequence ATGCCACTATTAAGGAATTTTTGTGTTGGACGAATTCTTTCATTAGGAACTTGTTCGGTTGTTCATAAAACCTTAGAGAATATATCTTGGTTGCATTCTAAACTCTGTACACAGGATCTATTTACAAGAATTCCAAATGTAAAAAAATTGGGGATTGAAGGTGGATATGATGAAGGTCCAGATTGTTTTTATAATTTGGTGCACTTGGGGCAGCTTGAGGCACTAAGCATCAGAAGGTGGTATCGTCTCGAACATATTCCATGTAGCGGTATCCCATGGGCAACTAGTTTTCTACCAAATCTTAAGAAGCTCAAATTCTTTGATACTAGGTTGCCATGGAGTGATATGAAGCTTATTGGTATGTTGCCGAATCTAGAGGTTCTAAAATTGATAGATGCTTGCCAAGACAGAGAGTGGGAGACATCTGAGGAAGGGTTCCGTCGATTGAAGTGGTTGGTAATTCAAAGCAGATATCTTGAATATTGGAATGCTGAGGGTGACCATTTTCCAGTGCTCGAATGTTTAGAGTTACGTAAATGCACCGAATTGCAAGAGATTCCTAGTGGCTTTGTGGATATCACCACGCTAGCATTGATTGAGTTAAACTACTGTCATGATTCACTTCTGACTTCTGCAAAGTGGATTCAAGATGAGAAGCTCAACAACTATGGAAATTCCATCCTTGTTCGTTCCCGAAAACATTAG